Genomic window (Streptomyces sp. RerS4):
GGCTCGGAGCACCTTTCTCGTCAGTCGTGGTGGGGGCGGCCGAACAACAGGTCGTAGCCGGGCGGGAGCTGGAGCAGGAGGCGTTGGGCGAGGTCCTCGCCGGCCGCGTCGGCGACGACGCTGAGGACGGCGCTGACGTCCCAGGCCGCCGTGGCCTGCGAGGCGCCCTCGATCCAGGCCGCGGTGGCCCGGACGAACCGGTCCGCGGAGAGGGGCTCGGTGGCCTGGAGGGGGTTGAGCAGGACGAGGGCGTAGGACTCGGGGAGGCGGGCGGCGAGCTCGGCCCGCTCGGTGCCGACCAGGTGGGCGCCGAGGAGGGCCAGCACGACGCGGGCCGCGCGGTCGGCCTCCGCGGGGGTGTCGTATTCGCCCCGCTCCTGGACGTGCTGGAGGAATGCTTCCTGGCGCAGG
Coding sequences:
- a CDS encoding DUF2267 domain-containing protein, which gives rise to MPLRQEAFLQHVQERGEYDTPAEADRAARVVLALLGAHLVGTERAELAARLPESYALVLLNPLQATEPLSADRFVRATAAWIEGASQATAAWDVSAVLSVVADAAGEDLAQRLLLQLPPGYDLLFGRPHHD